A window of the Rhizobium sp. CB3090 genome harbors these coding sequences:
- a CDS encoding type II toxin-antitoxin system VapC family toxin, translating into MKYLLDTNVVSELRKVGDGKADPNVTKWVGAQNSNDLFISAITILELERGILSIQRRDVSQGSRLRAWMDSRVRPEFAERVLSIDDAIATRCAHLHIPDRRNEADALIAATALAHGLTVVTRNVQDFDGTGVVVVDPWCE; encoded by the coding sequence TTGAAGTATCTGCTGGATACAAACGTCGTCTCCGAGCTGCGTAAAGTCGGAGACGGTAAAGCTGATCCGAATGTGACGAAGTGGGTCGGTGCTCAAAACTCCAACGACCTATTCATTTCCGCGATTACGATTTTGGAACTTGAGCGCGGGATATTAAGCATCCAGCGACGAGACGTTTCCCAAGGTTCTCGCCTGCGGGCATGGATGGACAGCCGTGTCCGCCCTGAGTTCGCAGAGCGAGTTCTGTCAATAGATGACGCGATAGCAACGCGTTGTGCCCACTTACATATCCCAGATCGCCGCAACGAAGCCGATGCCTTGATAGCGGCGACCGCGCTGGCTCACGGTTTAACTGTGGTCACACGGAATGTTCAAGATTTCGATGGTACCGGCGTGGTCGTCGTCGATCCATGGTG
- a CDS encoding type II toxin-antitoxin system Phd/YefM family antitoxin — protein MGITSLSSRELNHDVSRAKKAANKGPVVITDRGKPSHVLMTYSEFERLTGKRRNLVDALSMPGLSAIDFDPPRAEIAPRGVDLS, from the coding sequence ATGGGCATCACGAGTTTATCTAGCCGGGAGTTGAATCACGACGTGAGTAGGGCAAAGAAGGCTGCCAATAAAGGGCCCGTGGTTATCACGGATCGCGGGAAGCCGTCCCATGTGTTGATGACCTACAGCGAGTTCGAGCGCTTGACCGGCAAGCGCCGCAATCTTGTCGATGCTCTTTCAATGCCCGGTTTGTCAGCCATCGATTTCGATCCACCCCGAGCCGAAATTGCACCTCGCGGAGTCGATCTGTCTTGA
- a CDS encoding DnaJ domain-containing protein: protein MTSDSKIFVGLRPTRKKPAEHRETSGPRCQWDGCDNQGMHRAPVGADAEGLYLLFCRSHAKEYSEGYNYVTKLSNPVTARYQREAASGSRPSWGVRVNHSSETPLPSSIRSGTAKTINARKNAIQRQAAKAVVQSRKLKVLEAQAFETLGLSPSATPDEIRSRYKQRLKMHHPDANDGDRTSEEALRATIDAHRILKLNGFC, encoded by the coding sequence ATGACGTCTGATTCAAAGATTTTTGTCGGCCTAAGACCGACGCGGAAGAAACCGGCTGAACATCGCGAAACAAGTGGCCCGAGATGCCAATGGGACGGGTGCGACAACCAAGGCATGCATCGCGCTCCCGTAGGAGCAGATGCTGAGGGGCTGTATTTGCTGTTTTGCCGTAGCCACGCAAAAGAGTACAGCGAGGGCTACAATTATGTGACGAAACTGTCGAACCCTGTCACCGCCCGCTACCAGAGAGAAGCGGCAAGTGGCAGCCGTCCTAGCTGGGGCGTTAGAGTCAATCACTCTTCTGAAACGCCCCTCCCCTCCTCAATTCGCTCCGGGACCGCGAAAACGATCAATGCAAGAAAAAACGCTATACAAAGGCAAGCGGCGAAAGCGGTCGTTCAATCCCGCAAACTTAAGGTGCTGGAAGCACAAGCATTCGAAACTCTCGGTCTTTCACCGAGCGCAACGCCGGATGAAATTAGAAGCCGTTACAAGCAGAGGCTCAAGATGCACCATCCCGACGCAAACGATGGAGACCGCACATCGGAGGAGGCACTTCGGGCGACGATTGACGCCCATAGAATCCTGAAGCTCAATGGCTTCTGTTAG
- the purU gene encoding formyltetrahydrofolate deformylase yields the protein MKNYTLTVTCKSTRGVVAAISTYLAEKGCNIIDSSQFDDLDSGKFFMRVSFISEEGATLAEIKEGFKPIYERFGMDAEVHDGSERLKVLLMVSRFGHCLNDLLYRWKIGALPIDIVGVVSNHFDYQKVVVNHDIPFHHIKVTKDNKPQAEAQLLDLVEQTGTELIVLARYMQVLSDAMCKKMSGKIINIHHSFLPSFKGANPYKQAYERGVKLIGATAHYVTGDLDEGPIIEQDTVRITHAQSAEDYVSIGRDVESQVLARAIHAHIHFRTFLDANRTVVFPASPGSHASERMG from the coding sequence ATGAAAAATTATACGCTGACGGTAACCTGCAAGTCGACGCGCGGCGTCGTGGCGGCGATTTCGACCTATCTCGCCGAAAAGGGTTGCAACATTATCGACAGTTCGCAGTTCGACGACCTCGATAGCGGTAAGTTTTTCATGCGCGTCAGCTTCATTTCCGAAGAGGGCGCCACCCTTGCGGAGATCAAGGAAGGCTTCAAGCCGATCTACGAGAGGTTCGGCATGGATGCGGAAGTGCATGACGGCAGCGAGCGCCTGAAGGTGCTCTTGATGGTGTCGCGCTTCGGCCATTGCCTCAACGACCTGCTGTACCGCTGGAAGATCGGCGCGCTGCCGATCGACATCGTCGGCGTCGTCTCCAACCATTTCGACTACCAGAAGGTGGTCGTCAACCACGACATCCCCTTCCACCACATCAAGGTGACGAAGGACAACAAGCCGCAGGCCGAAGCGCAACTGCTGGACCTCGTCGAGCAGACAGGCACCGAACTGATCGTGCTGGCCCGCTACATGCAGGTGCTGTCGGACGCCATGTGCAAGAAGATGTCGGGCAAGATCATCAACATCCACCATTCCTTCCTGCCGAGCTTCAAAGGCGCCAACCCGTACAAGCAGGCCTATGAGCGCGGCGTCAAGCTGATCGGGGCGACGGCACATTACGTCACCGGCGATCTCGACGAAGGTCCGATCATCGAGCAGGACACGGTCCGCATCACGCATGCGCAGTCGGCCGAGGATTATGTCTCGATCGGCCGCGATGTCGAAAGCCAGGTGCTGGCCCGCGCCATCCATGCGCATATCCACTTCCGCACCTTCCTCGACGCCAACCGCACCGTCGTCTTCCCCGCCAGCCCCGGAAGCCACGCCTCCGAACGCATGGGCTGA
- a CDS encoding ABC transporter ATP-binding protein — MRDPFLELRGVVAGYGETHIIRDMSLCVSKGERLAIIGRNGVGKTTTLSTIMGQTRQHAGTVHFKGQVLNALPAHARAGLGIGIVPQTRDIFPSLSVEENLIAGLRNGASLKEAYDLFPRLKERRHNGGRQLSGGEQQMLSIARALLGRPEIILLDEPLEGLAPVICEMLMAVFRELSARGHTIVLVEQHISLALTFAERVVVLDQGKIVLDEQSAELASDKTMLERHLGLPAVGSS; from the coding sequence ATGCGTGATCCTTTCCTGGAATTGAGGGGCGTGGTCGCCGGGTATGGCGAGACCCACATCATCCGCGATATGTCGCTTTGCGTCTCCAAGGGCGAGCGCCTCGCGATCATCGGACGAAACGGCGTTGGAAAGACCACGACGCTTTCGACGATCATGGGTCAGACGCGCCAACATGCCGGGACCGTACATTTCAAAGGTCAGGTGCTAAACGCTCTACCGGCTCACGCAAGGGCCGGATTGGGCATCGGCATCGTTCCGCAGACACGCGACATTTTTCCTTCGCTTTCGGTCGAGGAAAACCTGATTGCCGGGCTCCGCAACGGCGCAAGCCTGAAGGAGGCCTATGACCTTTTTCCCCGGTTGAAGGAGCGCCGACACAATGGCGGGCGGCAATTGTCCGGCGGCGAGCAGCAGATGCTGTCGATCGCTCGGGCACTGCTTGGCAGGCCCGAGATAATTCTGCTTGACGAGCCGCTCGAGGGATTGGCGCCGGTCATTTGCGAAATGCTGATGGCGGTTTTCCGAGAACTTTCCGCGCGCGGTCATACGATCGTGCTGGTCGAACAGCACATTTCCCTTGCTCTAACCTTTGCCGAGCGTGTCGTCGTTCTCGACCAGGGAAAGATCGTCCTCGATGAACAATCTGCCGAGCTTGCCTCCGACAAGACTATGCTCGAGCGTCACCTGGGATTGCCTGCTGTTGGATCTTCGTAG
- a CDS encoding ABC transporter ATP-binding protein, protein MTQGLAISGLCKSFGGLQVARDVTVTLPPGSRTALIGPNGAGKTTFANLITGVLQPSSGSILLDGHDIAGMSEAARVRAGIAKTFQITNLFKDLTVRENLRLPMLERERLTSRIFCSADRRQEIEAEICELLIDFRLTPLADRQVRSLAYGQQRLVELALTLALKPKILILDEPAAGVPSTESHLIVEAIKRLPPDLSVLIIEHDMQLVFEVANRIIVLVNGAVLMEGRPEEVTADRRVQELYLGGAHA, encoded by the coding sequence ATGACGCAAGGATTGGCAATCAGCGGCTTGTGCAAAAGTTTCGGCGGGCTGCAGGTGGCCCGCGACGTTACGGTCACTTTGCCGCCCGGGTCGAGGACGGCGCTCATTGGTCCCAACGGCGCCGGCAAGACAACTTTCGCAAATCTGATAACCGGCGTTCTCCAGCCCAGCTCGGGGTCGATCTTGCTCGACGGTCATGACATTGCCGGAATGTCCGAGGCGGCGCGCGTGCGCGCCGGCATCGCCAAGACCTTTCAAATTACCAATCTCTTCAAGGATCTAACCGTCCGGGAAAATCTGCGCTTGCCCATGCTCGAACGGGAGCGGCTGACGTCCAGGATTTTCTGCAGCGCGGATCGCAGACAGGAGATCGAGGCAGAGATCTGTGAGCTTCTGATCGATTTCAGGCTGACGCCGCTGGCTGACCGCCAGGTGCGAAGCCTGGCTTACGGACAACAGCGGCTTGTCGAACTGGCGCTGACATTGGCCCTCAAACCGAAGATACTCATCCTTGATGAACCGGCTGCGGGCGTTCCCTCCACGGAAAGCCATCTGATCGTCGAAGCTATCAAGCGTCTGCCGCCGGACCTCTCCGTGCTAATCATCGAGCACGACATGCAACTGGTTTTCGAGGTTGCCAATCGAATCATCGTGCTTGTGAACGGAGCCGTTTTGATGGAAGGAAGGCCGGAAGAGGTGACGGCGGATCGACGTGTCCAGGAGCTGTATCTGGGTGGCGCCCATGCGTGA
- a CDS encoding branched-chain amino acid ABC transporter permease — protein sequence MTELARRPSALIRAFSVGSIWPMVIVVLAACAAFFLFPYDLALLTRIVIMMVFVLSFDLVLGYAGVATLGHAAMYGCGAYAAGLVALHISSDPLVGLLVGALAGALIAWLSGLVLMRTNGMTLLMISIAVAMVLQEAASKARWLTGGADGLAGITVSPIFGRFEFDFVGQVAFIYSVCILFGVLLFCRLVVGSPFGLALRGIKGSSSRMRAMGTPVYRRKVTVYVLAGAIAGMAGALAAQVTGLVGIEVFNFSLSADVMVMLILGGAGRLYGAIIGTLIFMVVHHVAASIDPFNWLFVIGAMLLIVVFALPQGLISLPDRLIRTFGRRD from the coding sequence ATGACCGAGCTAGCACGCCGACCTTCCGCCCTTATTCGTGCGTTTTCCGTCGGTTCGATCTGGCCGATGGTCATCGTCGTTCTCGCAGCCTGTGCAGCCTTCTTCTTGTTTCCCTATGATCTCGCGCTGTTGACGCGCATCGTGATCATGATGGTGTTCGTCCTGTCGTTCGATCTCGTCCTCGGATATGCGGGCGTTGCGACCCTGGGGCACGCGGCGATGTACGGATGCGGCGCATATGCCGCCGGCCTCGTCGCATTGCATATCTCTTCCGATCCGCTGGTTGGGCTTCTCGTCGGCGCTTTGGCCGGCGCGCTGATCGCCTGGTTGTCGGGTCTTGTTCTCATGCGCACCAATGGCATGACCCTCCTGATGATCTCGATCGCAGTTGCCATGGTTCTTCAGGAGGCCGCCTCGAAGGCTCGGTGGCTGACAGGCGGCGCAGATGGCTTGGCGGGGATAACCGTTTCTCCGATCTTCGGGCGGTTCGAGTTCGATTTCGTCGGCCAGGTCGCCTTCATCTACAGCGTCTGTATTTTGTTTGGCGTCTTGCTGTTTTGTCGCCTCGTTGTCGGCTCCCCATTCGGGCTTGCGCTTCGGGGAATAAAGGGGAGCTCAAGCCGGATGCGCGCAATGGGCACACCTGTCTATCGCCGCAAGGTCACGGTCTATGTCTTGGCAGGCGCGATCGCAGGAATGGCTGGGGCGCTTGCGGCTCAGGTTACAGGACTTGTTGGTATCGAGGTATTCAATTTCTCTCTTTCCGCCGACGTCATGGTGATGTTGATCCTCGGCGGCGCCGGGCGGCTTTACGGCGCGATCATCGGCACCTTGATATTCATGGTCGTCCATCACGTGGCAGCCAGCATTGATCCGTTCAATTGGTTGTTCGTCATCGGTGCGATGCTCCTGATCGTGGTGTTCGCGCTACCACAGGGACTAATTTCGCTGCCTGACCGCCTCATCCGCACCTTCGGGAGGAGGGACTGA
- a CDS encoding branched-chain amino acid ABC transporter permease: protein MSVLLSILVDGVSYGMILFMISVGLSITMGLMRVINLAHGGFALMGGALAHVLTMSFGMSFLSASMAAVLVVVIIAPPMERVLYRHIYGFDELGQVLATVGIVFLIIATVNVFLGSTILPIRSPDLFAAPVDLGFRTLPFHRVVVIAAGIFVLAGLWLLIEKTRFGIYLRAAVDNKNAAGSLGINTSRIYLIAFGLGAGLAALGGILGAELLPIEAYYPLRYMVLFLIVVAVGGLGSVLGSFCAALGLGVLDTFGRYMLPDVGTIFFFLAIIAVLALRPNGLMGRAQ, encoded by the coding sequence ATGTCGGTCCTATTGAGCATCCTCGTCGACGGCGTGTCATATGGAATGATCCTGTTCATGATTTCCGTCGGTCTTTCGATTACGATGGGCCTGATGCGTGTCATCAATCTGGCACATGGCGGATTTGCGCTGATGGGCGGTGCGCTCGCGCATGTGCTGACGATGTCATTTGGAATGTCTTTCCTCTCAGCTTCGATGGCTGCGGTGCTCGTTGTCGTAATCATCGCCCCGCCGATGGAGCGGGTGCTTTATCGCCATATCTACGGATTTGACGAGTTGGGGCAGGTGCTGGCAACCGTCGGGATCGTCTTCCTGATAATTGCCACCGTAAACGTGTTCCTTGGCTCGACGATTCTTCCGATCCGCAGCCCCGACCTGTTCGCCGCACCTGTTGACCTCGGTTTCAGAACTCTCCCATTCCATCGTGTCGTCGTCATTGCCGCCGGCATCTTCGTCCTGGCGGGTCTCTGGCTGCTGATTGAAAAAACCCGGTTCGGCATTTACCTTCGCGCAGCCGTCGACAACAAGAACGCCGCAGGCTCGCTCGGGATCAATACCTCGCGAATTTATCTGATCGCTTTCGGTCTCGGTGCCGGCCTTGCCGCGCTGGGCGGCATCTTGGGTGCGGAATTACTGCCGATCGAAGCTTACTACCCGCTGCGCTACATGGTCCTGTTTCTCATCGTCGTAGCGGTGGGCGGCCTTGGAAGCGTGCTTGGATCCTTTTGCGCCGCTCTTGGGCTCGGCGTCCTGGATACGTTCGGCCGCTACATGCTGCCCGATGTCGGCACCATATTCTTCTTTCTCGCGATTATCGCAGTGCTTGCTCTGCGCCCTAACGGCCTGATGGGGAGGGCCCAATGA
- a CDS encoding ABC transporter substrate-binding protein produces the protein MKFIKWTLFAALTAATGVWSNAAFADTIKVGVIATFSGPNAIWGKQFREAIDVYVAEHGDEIAGHKVEFIYKDVGGPNADASKAAAQELLVRDGVKYLAGFDFTPNAIAVAPLIKQAKVPAVIFNAGTSSINKQSEYFLRTSFTLWQISQPEGEWAAKNGAKKVVTAVSDYNPGIDAETAFSKAFEKNGGKIVEHIRMPLQTTDFAPFMQRIKDSGADAVFTFLPAGPATFAFTKAYNENGLKAAGIAFYGTGETDETTIDALGDQAIGLVTSYHYSDAHDSPLNKSFIAKLNELHPGSRANMASVGAYDGVHLIYKMIEAAGSDGAKALEAAKGMQWESPRGPVKIDPASRHVVQNVYLRRVERAPDGHLVNREFETIPNVPDLGFDQ, from the coding sequence ATGAAGTTCATCAAATGGACGCTTTTTGCGGCGCTGACCGCCGCAACCGGTGTGTGGAGCAATGCCGCGTTCGCCGACACGATCAAAGTGGGCGTGATCGCGACCTTTTCGGGTCCGAATGCGATCTGGGGAAAGCAGTTTCGGGAAGCTATCGATGTTTACGTGGCAGAACACGGGGACGAAATTGCGGGCCACAAGGTGGAGTTCATCTACAAGGACGTTGGCGGCCCGAACGCCGATGCAAGCAAGGCCGCGGCCCAAGAGCTTCTGGTCCGCGACGGCGTCAAATATCTCGCTGGCTTTGATTTCACGCCCAACGCGATCGCAGTCGCGCCGCTGATCAAGCAGGCGAAGGTGCCTGCCGTGATCTTCAACGCCGGCACATCCTCGATCAACAAGCAGTCGGAATACTTCCTACGAACGAGCTTCACTTTGTGGCAGATCTCGCAGCCGGAAGGTGAATGGGCGGCCAAGAACGGTGCCAAGAAGGTCGTAACCGCTGTTTCCGACTATAACCCCGGCATTGATGCCGAGACCGCCTTCTCCAAGGCGTTTGAGAAGAACGGCGGGAAGATCGTCGAGCACATCAGGATGCCGCTGCAGACAACGGATTTTGCGCCATTCATGCAGCGGATCAAGGATTCCGGCGCCGATGCGGTCTTCACGTTCCTGCCGGCAGGACCCGCGACCTTCGCATTCACAAAGGCGTACAACGAAAATGGGCTCAAGGCCGCAGGGATCGCCTTCTATGGGACTGGCGAAACCGATGAAACGACAATCGACGCCCTCGGCGATCAGGCGATCGGGTTGGTGACATCCTATCATTACTCCGACGCCCACGACTCTCCCCTCAATAAAAGCTTCATTGCAAAACTGAATGAACTCCATCCGGGTTCGCGCGCCAACATGGCATCCGTCGGCGCATATGACGGGGTCCATCTGATCTATAAAATGATCGAGGCCGCCGGTTCTGACGGGGCAAAGGCGCTTGAAGCCGCAAAGGGAATGCAGTGGGAAAGTCCCAGGGGACCGGTCAAGATCGATCCGGCCTCGCGGCACGTGGTGCAGAACGTCTATCTCAGACGCGTCGAACGCGCACCGGACGGTCATTTGGTGAACCGTGAGTTCGAAACGATCCCGAATGTGCCGGATCTCGGATTCGATCAATGA
- a CDS encoding methylenetetrahydrofolate reductase — protein MSMTSNAVSCQGRNIDVLDRFSLEVTTKDAAQLGSMAREIPTGTIVYLPFLATEQHSARIAAAKSIRDAGYEPMPHIAARRLGSEAELHNLMAGWSEHGRVTRVLVLAGDADPPKGPYHDSASILRSRVLQRFGIKHVSVAGHPEGHRLQDSRMLDAALAEKRAILEKARLEWSITTQFSFSCEPILTWISKIRRGGIDVPIQVGIPGPASVKTLLRFAALCGVSASTTVLRKYGVSLTQLLTSAGPDGLVDEYAEALASPGYGDVRLHLYPFGGIAKTANWILRYRNGG, from the coding sequence ATGTCGATGACGTCAAATGCAGTGTCGTGCCAAGGCAGGAATATCGATGTCCTCGATCGATTTTCACTCGAGGTCACCACAAAAGATGCCGCGCAGCTCGGGAGCATGGCGCGCGAAATCCCGACGGGGACGATCGTGTACCTGCCGTTTCTGGCGACCGAGCAGCACTCTGCTCGCATTGCTGCTGCGAAATCGATACGCGACGCCGGATACGAACCCATGCCGCATATCGCCGCCCGGCGATTGGGGTCCGAGGCCGAGTTGCACAATCTGATGGCGGGCTGGTCGGAGCACGGGCGGGTCACGAGGGTTCTCGTTCTTGCGGGCGACGCCGATCCACCCAAGGGGCCTTACCATGACAGCGCTTCGATCCTTCGAAGCCGGGTCCTGCAACGGTTTGGCATCAAGCACGTATCGGTCGCCGGTCACCCGGAGGGTCACCGCCTCCAAGACAGCCGCATGCTGGATGCCGCACTGGCGGAAAAGCGCGCAATCCTGGAAAAGGCACGGCTCGAGTGGTCTATTACTACCCAGTTCAGCTTTTCCTGCGAACCGATTCTAACTTGGATTTCGAAAATTCGCCGCGGCGGTATCGACGTCCCGATCCAGGTGGGGATCCCGGGCCCGGCCAGCGTGAAGACGCTTTTGCGGTTCGCCGCCCTCTGCGGTGTTTCGGCTTCGACGACGGTCTTGCGGAAATACGGCGTTTCTCTCACCCAACTTCTGACGAGCGCCGGGCCGGACGGTCTGGTCGACGAGTATGCCGAAGCATTGGCTAGTCCCGGTTACGGCGACGTGCGGCTTCATCTTTATCCGTTCGGGGGGATAGCGAAGACGGCGAACTGGATCCTGCGCTACCGCAACGGCGGTTAA
- a CDS encoding aminomethyl transferase family protein yields the protein MVKANGGKSLQNLVDEKSDLVDYFHNDTLAPHYRARTGLTAAFIPPEFTNWRDEQRAWRETAILFDQSHHMPELMLKGPDALKLLERVGINSLANFTTDRAKQFVACTPRGHVIGDCVVYRLGEETFELISGMPVLNWVQYNAERGNYNVTIERDDPTPYNPKGKRWFYRFQLEGPSAGQIFHDVVEGGAPEIAFFRTAKVKIAGCDVLVLRHGMAGHLGAELSGPYEDMDKVRSAFLAAGEKYGLKQGGTKTYFSTIFEFGWMPYPLPGIYTGEELRDYREWLSGNGWEANAQLGGSFLSGNIEDYYVTPWDLGYGHILKFDHNFIGREALERFPAEKRRNKVTLVWNPDDISAIFASQFGEGPRYKALDFPVAYYGWPQFDEVRGADGQLVGHSCHCGYSNNEGAMLSLAMLDAQSTTPGTEVVLLWGEPGGGSRKPHVERHAQFQVRATVAPVPYASFVQKLKRAAIA from the coding sequence ATGGTGAAGGCGAATGGCGGCAAATCGCTGCAGAATCTTGTCGACGAAAAGTCTGATCTCGTCGATTATTTCCATAACGACACTCTTGCGCCCCACTATAGGGCTCGCACCGGCCTGACTGCTGCGTTCATCCCTCCGGAGTTCACCAACTGGCGTGATGAGCAGCGGGCTTGGCGTGAAACCGCCATTCTGTTCGATCAGTCGCATCACATGCCGGAATTGATGCTCAAGGGGCCGGACGCGCTAAAGCTGCTCGAGCGGGTCGGTATCAACAGCCTGGCCAATTTCACGACCGATCGGGCAAAGCAGTTCGTCGCTTGCACGCCTCGCGGTCACGTGATCGGCGATTGCGTCGTTTACCGTCTGGGGGAAGAAACCTTCGAGCTCATCAGCGGCATGCCCGTCTTGAATTGGGTTCAGTACAATGCTGAACGCGGCAACTACAATGTCACGATCGAGCGCGACGATCCGACCCCCTACAACCCGAAGGGCAAAAGGTGGTTTTACCGCTTTCAGCTCGAAGGACCCAGCGCCGGCCAGATTTTCCACGACGTGGTCGAGGGCGGTGCGCCGGAAATCGCGTTCTTTCGCACGGCAAAGGTCAAAATAGCCGGTTGCGACGTTCTCGTTCTTCGGCACGGGATGGCAGGTCATCTAGGCGCCGAGCTGTCTGGTCCCTACGAGGACATGGACAAGGTCCGGTCGGCTTTTCTTGCTGCGGGCGAGAAGTACGGTCTCAAGCAGGGCGGCACGAAGACCTATTTCAGCACCATCTTCGAATTCGGCTGGATGCCTTACCCCCTGCCGGGAATCTATACCGGGGAGGAGTTGCGGGATTACCGAGAATGGCTCTCGGGGAACGGCTGGGAGGCGAATGCGCAGCTGGGCGGCAGCTTCCTCTCCGGCAACATCGAGGACTATTATGTCACGCCCTGGGATCTCGGCTACGGCCACATCCTGAAGTTCGACCATAATTTCATCGGACGCGAAGCCTTGGAGCGTTTCCCGGCCGAGAAGCGCCGAAACAAGGTCACGCTCGTCTGGAATCCAGACGATATCTCGGCAATCTTCGCCTCGCAGTTTGGCGAAGGTCCTCGCTACAAGGCGCTTGATTTTCCGGTTGCCTATTATGGCTGGCCGCAGTTCGATGAAGTGCGCGGTGCGGATGGCCAGCTCGTCGGTCATTCGTGCCACTGCGGATACAGCAACAACGAGGGGGCGATGCTTTCTCTTGCGATGCTCGATGCGCAAAGCACCACGCCTGGAACCGAGGTGGTGCTGCTTTGGGGGGAGCCCGGCGGCGGATCGCGAAAACCGCACGTCGAACGACACGCGCAATTTCAGGTGCGGGCGACTGTCGCGCCGGTTCCCTATGCCAGTTTCGTTCAAAAGCTGAAACGGGCGGCGATCGCTTAA
- a CDS encoding MarR family transcriptional regulator, which produces MNEAVRLFESRIVDHLRENGHNELTAAHINLTRNLDEDGTRLTELARRASLTKQSMSELVDQVEQTGLIEKRRDPTDGRAKLVCFTETGMEWLEAFHQSLEVAEKEMRQQLGPALVDLLIEALGKYVDGQEHGEAQD; this is translated from the coding sequence ATGAATGAAGCGGTCAGGCTCTTTGAGAGCCGCATCGTCGATCATCTAAGGGAAAACGGGCACAACGAACTTACCGCTGCCCACATCAACCTCACGAGAAATCTCGACGAGGATGGCACTCGCCTCACTGAACTTGCAAGACGAGCCTCGCTCACAAAGCAGTCGATGAGCGAGCTGGTCGACCAGGTCGAACAAACTGGACTTATCGAGAAGCGACGGGATCCGACCGATGGCCGGGCCAAGCTCGTCTGCTTTACGGAAACCGGCATGGAATGGCTCGAGGCCTTTCATCAGAGCCTCGAAGTAGCGGAAAAGGAGATGCGGCAACAATTGGGCCCGGCGCTGGTCGATCTGTTGATCGAGGCTCTCGGGAAATACGTCGATGGTCAGGAGCATGGCGAAGCGCAGGACTAG
- a CDS encoding YggS family pyridoxal phosphate-dependent enzyme produces the protein MSSNHEPLSVEDVERFGPDPLATISTNLAAVEERIARACARSGRDRGSVRLLPITKTVPAHILRYAFEAGIRSFGENKIQEAMAKRDALDDLAIEWTIVGHLQTNKVKYLTTFAREFHALDSLRLADLLNRRLEREGRFLDVYVQINTSGEDSKFGLEPHALLPFLDALEQFSRLRPKGLMTLALFSSEMARVRPCFALLRRLRDEASKYHLGIAGLSMGMTGDFEEAIGEGATIIRVGQAIFGKRPTPEGHYWPGLASAAQQ, from the coding sequence ATGAGTAGCAATCATGAGCCGCTTTCTGTTGAGGACGTCGAACGCTTCGGCCCCGATCCGCTCGCGACCATCTCCACCAATCTGGCGGCGGTCGAGGAGCGGATTGCCCGTGCGTGTGCCCGAAGCGGGCGCGATCGCGGCTCCGTGCGACTGCTCCCCATCACAAAGACGGTCCCGGCTCATATCTTGCGATATGCTTTCGAAGCCGGCATCCGCTCGTTCGGCGAAAACAAAATTCAGGAAGCGATGGCAAAGCGGGACGCGCTTGACGATCTGGCCATCGAGTGGACGATCGTAGGGCATCTACAAACCAACAAAGTCAAATACCTCACGACTTTTGCTCGCGAGTTCCATGCCCTTGACAGCCTCCGGCTGGCCGATCTTCTCAATAGACGACTTGAGCGTGAAGGCCGTTTTCTCGATGTCTATGTGCAGATCAACACTTCCGGGGAGGACAGCAAGTTTGGCCTCGAGCCGCACGCGCTCCTGCCCTTCCTGGACGCCCTCGAGCAGTTTTCTCGTCTCAGGCCCAAAGGTCTGATGACCCTGGCATTGTTCAGCTCCGAAATGGCCAGGGTGCGGCCATGCTTCGCTTTGCTACGGCGTCTTCGGGACGAGGCATCAAAATACCACCTCGGCATCGCCGGCCTTTCCATGGGCATGACCGGCGACTTCGAGGAGGCAATCGGAGAAGGTGCGACCATCATTCGCGTCGGCCAGGCGATTTTCGGAAAGCGGCCGACGCCGGAGGGCCATTATTGGCCGGGTCTTGCGAGCGCCGCCCAGCAATAG